From the Bacteroidia bacterium genome, one window contains:
- a CDS encoding DUF6132 family protein: MNTLAIARKMLPVVIGTGAGYAYWYFIGCLNGSCPITGTWYTSTLYGALVGATWLLPGKKKTKNTTTEHIPSDQQPEQR; encoded by the coding sequence ATGAACACACTCGCAATTGCCAGGAAAATGCTCCCCGTGGTCATCGGTACGGGCGCAGGATACGCCTACTGGTATTTCATCGGCTGCCTTAACGGCAGTTGTCCGATTACCGGTACCTGGTACACCAGTACGCTCTACGGAGCCCTGGTAGGCGCTACCTGGCTGCTCCCGGGAAAGAAGAAAACGAAGAACACGACAACGGAACACATACCATCAGATCAGCAACCTGAACAGAGGTAA
- a CDS encoding zinc ribbon domain-containing protein → MPIFEYRCNDCANTFDILHKGAENQDLIQCPECHSKNAVKKFSTFAASVGSTASSFDAGCATGSCGVPSYGGGCANGMCGLG, encoded by the coding sequence ATGCCCATTTTCGAATATCGCTGCAATGACTGCGCAAATACGTTTGACATTCTGCACAAGGGCGCGGAGAATCAGGATCTGATTCAATGCCCCGAATGTCACTCGAAAAATGCCGTAAAAAAATTCTCCACCTTCGCCGCTTCCGTCGGAAGCACCGCCTCCTCGTTCGATGCCGGATGCGCCACCGGATCTTGTGGCGTTCCGAGCTACGGCGGTGGCTGCGCGAACGGCATGTGTGGACTGGGATAG
- a CDS encoding rhodanese-like domain-containing protein: MKVPSSLKSVALLLTVIAVVSYASACAQQGGIPSSTVTQMRDAIAKKGPGKVIVLDVRTAPELTSELGKLDGIVHIPLSELSSRVNELAKYKSSEIHVICRSGNRSVAATQILRQKGYTAFNVQGGMLSWRSTFGSVNK; the protein is encoded by the coding sequence ATGAAAGTCCCCTCTTCCCTGAAATCGGTGGCGCTCCTCCTGACCGTCATCGCCGTAGTAAGTTACGCCTCCGCCTGCGCACAGCAGGGCGGTATCCCATCCTCCACGGTGACACAAATGCGGGATGCCATCGCGAAAAAGGGCCCGGGCAAAGTGATTGTGTTGGACGTCCGCACCGCTCCCGAACTCACGAGTGAACTCGGCAAACTGGATGGCATTGTGCATATCCCATTGAGTGAACTGTCTTCGCGCGTCAACGAACTCGCAAAATACAAATCCTCCGAAATCCATGTGATCTGCCGCAGCGGGAATCGCTCGGTCGCCGCCACCCAGATCCTTCGCCAGAAGGGCTACACCGCCTTCAACGTGCAGGGAGGGATGCTGTCCTGGCGCAGCACCTTCGGATCGGTAAACAAATAA
- a CDS encoding DUF362 domain-containing protein, giving the protein MQHHDTDRRDFLRTLALGGFVATVLPHIPSGFLHAEDPPLTPKTNIAEALAVPRTAQSMPGLYPGRVVDVQDDTCVANGVPDNERAMKMLERAMLELTGAASLKEAWLRFVTPEDYIGLKVNPVAGKLLSTSHAITLAVIAQLEQAGIPRDRIVIWDRREFELHETGFTREAYPGIRIWGAECKDASGSFYDERKMLYSLDRIDESVYYWADCEESYDEETLPYMINEGKFSYFHSLLTQELTKVINIPILKNAGSSVTLCMKNLAYGAISNTARLHKQLWAETCAQVPCFEPLRDKTVLNIVDGMIGCYNGGPAANPQFITEFKRILVGSDPVATDRVGYDIVLAKRIAEGVQKQESPRAIGFMTMAESYKLGVADPARITHVKTSLKG; this is encoded by the coding sequence ATGCAACACCATGATACGGACAGACGCGACTTTCTCCGGACCCTTGCACTCGGGGGCTTCGTCGCTACAGTACTGCCGCACATCCCATCGGGCTTTCTTCACGCGGAAGATCCGCCTCTCACGCCGAAAACGAATATTGCCGAAGCGCTCGCCGTACCCCGCACAGCGCAATCGATGCCGGGACTGTACCCGGGGCGCGTCGTGGACGTGCAGGACGACACCTGCGTCGCCAATGGCGTTCCGGACAACGAGCGCGCGATGAAAATGCTCGAACGGGCGATGCTGGAACTCACGGGTGCGGCATCGCTGAAAGAGGCGTGGCTGCGCTTCGTCACACCGGAAGACTACATCGGCCTGAAGGTGAATCCCGTCGCCGGTAAGTTGTTGAGCACCAGCCATGCCATTACCCTCGCGGTGATCGCGCAATTGGAACAGGCCGGCATCCCGCGCGACCGTATCGTGATCTGGGACAGACGCGAATTCGAATTGCATGAAACCGGTTTCACGCGTGAGGCCTATCCCGGCATTCGTATCTGGGGCGCGGAATGCAAAGACGCTTCCGGATCATTCTACGATGAGCGGAAAATGCTGTACAGCCTCGACCGCATCGATGAAAGCGTGTATTACTGGGCCGACTGCGAGGAGAGCTATGATGAGGAAACACTTCCGTACATGATCAACGAAGGGAAGTTCTCGTACTTCCACTCATTGCTCACACAGGAGCTCACGAAAGTGATCAACATCCCCATTCTGAAAAATGCCGGCAGCTCCGTCACACTCTGCATGAAAAACCTCGCCTACGGAGCCATTTCCAACACAGCCCGCCTGCACAAGCAGCTCTGGGCCGAGACCTGCGCGCAGGTGCCCTGTTTCGAACCCCTCCGCGACAAGACCGTGCTCAACATTGTGGATGGAATGATCGGGTGTTACAACGGCGGACCGGCGGCGAATCCGCAATTCATCACTGAATTCAAACGCATTCTCGTTGGGAGCGACCCCGTGGCCACAGACCGCGTTGGATATGACATTGTCCTTGCCAAGCGCATCGCCGAAGGGGTGCAGAAACAGGAATCCCCCCGCGCCATCGGTTTCATGACCATGGCCGAAAGTTACAAGCTCGGTGTCGCGGATCCCGCCCGCATCACGCATGTGAAAACTTCTTTGAAAGGCTAG